The Blattabacterium cuenoti genomic interval TTATGATGAAAATTCAAATAATTCTTCTTTAAAGAAAAGAAAAAATAAAACAAGATTAAAGTCTTTTATTGAAATTTGGGCAGATAAATTCCGGAAAATATTGAATGATACAGAATAATAAACAATGAAAAAAGAAGATTTTATAAAAAAACAATTTGGATTTTCTAAGAACCGTTCATCTGCAATAAAAGTAATTGGAGTTGGTGGTGGAGGTAGTAATGCTTTAAGTCATATGTTTGAACAAGGAATAAATGGAGTAGATTTTATCGCATGCAATACAGATGCTCAAGCATTAAGAAATAATCCAGTTCCTATAAAAATTCAATTAGGTGCTTCTATTACAGAAGGATTAGGAGCTGGAGCTGATCCAGAAGTAGGAGAAAAAGCAGCATTAGAAAGTTTAGAAGAAATAAAAAGTGTTTTAGACTCTAATACAAAAATGACCTTTATTACAGCTGGGATGGGAGGTGGAACAGGAACAGGAGCAGCTCCAATTATTGCAGGAATTTCTAAAGAAAAAGGAATTTTAACGGTAGGTATAGTTACAATACCTTTTCATTTTGAAGGAAAAATTAGATTAAAACAAGCAAAAACTGGAATAGAATCATTAAGGAAAAATGTAGATTCACTTATTGTAATTAATAATGATAAATTAAGGGAATTATATGGAAATTTAGGATTTAAGGCTGGATTTGCGAAAGCAGATGAAGTACTCACTACTGCAGCTAAAGGAATTGCTGAGGTAATTACCCATCATTATAAACAAAATATAGATTTAAGAGATACTAGGACAGTACTTAAGGAAAGTGGAACTGCAGTAATGGGATCAGCGATATCTGTTGGAGAAAATAGAGCTAAAGATGCTGTAGTACAAGCATTAGATTCTCCATTATTAAATGATAATAAAATTACTGGAGCAAAAAACGTATTACTTCTCATAGTTTCAGGAAAAATAGAAATTACCATAGACGAAATTGGAATTATAAGTGATTATATTCAATCAGAAGCTGGAAATAATGCAAATATTATCATGGGAATAGGAGAAGATGAAAAGTTAGAAGAAAGCATATCAGTAACTATTGTAGCAACTGGATTTCCTACAGAAGTACAAAGAGCTATTAATCATGAAGAAAAAAAAATATTTCATAGGTTAGAAGAACCTTATGAAAGAAAAATAACTAGTAAAGTTAATTCATACTCTTATAGTAAAGAAGATCCTTTTTTTTCTAAAAAAAAATATTCTGAAAATTTAGAAGAGGATTATAATTATAAAAATCAACATTTTACATTGAAGAAAAATATTTTTGATAAATCCATAAATTCAAATTTATGGATTGAAAATAAAAATAAAAAAGATTCTTTAGAAAGCTATTTCGATTTTCCTATTTCATCATGTAAAAATGACAACAAAAACAAAAAAAATATAAAACACATTAGAAAAAAAGAAGATAGTAAAGAATAATAATTATACAATTTTGAAAAAAAAAATACAATATCACTTGTTTTATTATGGAGTATCCTAATATTCCTAAAGGAACCAGAGATTTTTCTTCTGTTGATATAATAAATAGAAATTTTTTAATTAAAATTATTAAAAATCATTTTAAACTTTTTGGATTTTATCCTATAGAAACTCCATCTTTTGAAAATATTTCCACTTTTACTGGAAAATATGGAGATGAAGGAGATAATTTAATTTTTAAAATTCTTCATTCAGGTAACTTTTTAGAAAAAAATATTTCACATGTTTTAAAAAAAGTCCAAAATGATGAATTAAAAATAGAAAATTATACTAAATATCTGTCTAACAAAGCTCTTAGATATGATTTGACAGTACCTTTTATACGTTATGTAATTATGCATAAAAATCAAATTGTTTTTCCTTTTAAACGATATCAAATACAACCAGTATGGCGTGCAGAAAAACCTCAAAAAGGAAGATATAGGGAATTTTATCAATGTGATGCGGATATTATATCATATTATTCTTCCTTATGGGAGGAAATAGAATTGCTTAAACTTTGTGATGATATCTTTACTGAACTAAATTTTACTGTTAAAATATATATTAACCACATAAATATTTTAAAAGGATTAGCAGAAATAATTGGATTAAAACAACATTTATGGAAAGATTTTATTACATCTTTAGATAAATGGGATAAAATAGGAAAAGATTTAGTTAAAAAAGAAATGATTAGAAAAGGTATTCCATCAAAATTATTTGATAAAATTTCGTTTATTTTAGATATGAAACAAAATTTTAATGAAAAAGAACAATATATAACTACATTGTTTAAAAATTCTGAAAATGTAAATAAAGGAATTAAAGATTTGAAATTTATTTTTAAAACAATAGAAAAAATTTCTTTAAAAAATATAATATTGGAATGGAATATTTCTTTAGCAAGAGGTATGAGCTATTATACTGGTACAATTTGGGAAATATTTCCTTATGGTAGTAAGAAACACTTTTCAATTGGTGGTGGTGGGAGGTATGATTTAGCAAATTCATTCGGAATAAAAAATATTTCAGGAATAGGAATTTCTTTAGGATTAGATAGAATTCATTTATCTATGATGAAAAAAAATTTATTTAAAAATAGTTATTATCCTTCAAAAGTTTTATTTCTTAATTTTGGAGAAGAAGAAGTACTGTATTCATATAAATTTATAAATATTTTGAGAAAAAAAGGAATATCCACTCAGTTGTATCCTAATAAAATTAAAATAAGTAAACAGTTTAGATTCGCTAATAAAAATAACATTCCATTTGTTATTATTATAGGAAAAAATGAAATAAAAAATAAAAATATAAAAATAAAAGATTTAAAAAAAGGAATAGAAAAAGAATATGATAATATCAATGATATTGTGAATCAATTAAATTAATATTATTTATTGCTATTTTTTTCCAAATTAAAAATCCTTCTACAGCTAAAAAAAAAAGAATTATAAATAAAATTGCAGTAAATAAAAATCCTTTTATAAAATATATTGGAACTGAAATTGCATTTCCAATAATCCAAAAAATCCAATTTTCTACTTTTTTTATT includes:
- the ftsZ gene encoding cell division protein FtsZ, whose translation is MKKEDFIKKQFGFSKNRSSAIKVIGVGGGGSNALSHMFEQGINGVDFIACNTDAQALRNNPVPIKIQLGASITEGLGAGADPEVGEKAALESLEEIKSVLDSNTKMTFITAGMGGGTGTGAAPIIAGISKEKGILTVGIVTIPFHFEGKIRLKQAKTGIESLRKNVDSLIVINNDKLRELYGNLGFKAGFAKADEVLTTAAKGIAEVITHHYKQNIDLRDTRTVLKESGTAVMGSAISVGENRAKDAVVQALDSPLLNDNKITGAKNVLLLIVSGKIEITIDEIGIISDYIQSEAGNNANIIMGIGEDEKLEESISVTIVATGFPTEVQRAINHEEKKIFHRLEEPYERKITSKVNSYSYSKEDPFFSKKKYSENLEEDYNYKNQHFTLKKNIFDKSINSNLWIENKNKKDSLESYFDFPISSCKNDNKNKKNIKHIRKKEDSKE
- the hisS gene encoding histidine--tRNA ligase → MEYPNIPKGTRDFSSVDIINRNFLIKIIKNHFKLFGFYPIETPSFENISTFTGKYGDEGDNLIFKILHSGNFLEKNISHVLKKVQNDELKIENYTKYLSNKALRYDLTVPFIRYVIMHKNQIVFPFKRYQIQPVWRAEKPQKGRYREFYQCDADIISYYSSLWEEIELLKLCDDIFTELNFTVKIYINHINILKGLAEIIGLKQHLWKDFITSLDKWDKIGKDLVKKEMIRKGIPSKLFDKISFILDMKQNFNEKEQYITTLFKNSENVNKGIKDLKFIFKTIEKISLKNIILEWNISLARGMSYYTGTIWEIFPYGSKKHFSIGGGGRYDLANSFGIKNISGIGISLGLDRIHLSMMKKNLFKNSYYPSKVLFLNFGEEEVLYSYKFINILRKKGISTQLYPNKIKISKQFRFANKNNIPFVIIIGKNEIKNKNIKIKDLKKGIEKEYDNINDIVNQLN